A part of Winslowiella toletana genomic DNA contains:
- a CDS encoding DUF1493 family protein: MGVLSDDEIVAVILKKLPLVTTITFRKIEIDERSPLQDTFEADDIEQTAEVVFGQFGTDGSSFTLHHYYPWKTKGFFSKKAPEQDKKALTVSMFVESVKAGKWLYD; encoded by the coding sequence GTGGGGGTCTTATCAGACGACGAAATCGTTGCAGTGATACTTAAAAAGCTGCCACTGGTCACGACTATTACTTTTCGCAAAATAGAAATTGATGAGCGCTCGCCGCTTCAGGATACCTTTGAAGCTGATGATATTGAGCAGACGGCAGAAGTTGTTTTCGGGCAATTCGGTACAGATGGAAGCAGTTTCACCCTTCATCATTACTACCCGTGGAAAACAAAAGGCTTCTTTTCAAAAAAAGCGCCAGAGCAGGATAAAAAAGCACTGACTGTCAGTATGTTTGTTGAATCGGTGAAGGCCGGAAAATGGC